AGTTTTTGTCAACCATATTTACTCTTGTTCTGAGCAAACTCAGACTTATCCCAACCATTAAATTAAATGGTTATAATCTCAGCACCAGTACTGCTGTTTTATCCTGGTCTTGATTTGCACTTCTGCCTCAGTTTCAGTCTGCTGCTGTACATGGGCTTGAAGGGGCCTCCATGCTAGAACAGGTCTGCAGTTCACCACAATGTCTCTGATAATACTATCTGGCtctcagaagcagcaaacaaaGCAATGAGATGAACTGTGCAACCAAATTGCAAAGtaagacagtatttttatatacctctcatctttttttttgccagctgaAGTTGTCAGCCCCATGTGGTTGTCAAAACTGTGCAAATTTCCCAAAGAAAGCAAAGGTGTCTGCATTTCTAAAGAGTATCACTCAACATTACAAGGATAAACTAGATGTGTGTTTCAGAATGAATGATGCATAGAATAAAAGAGGAGTTGATGTCATATTGTGATGGCATTGTCCAGCTTTATGGCAATCCTGGATGGCAGCTAAACCTTATGCTATTAAGCAGGGAAAACTGGGCACCAGAATGATCTAGTGACTGGCAGATGCCAGTGAGGCAGCACTGTATTACTCCATTTACTTTCATCACCACCTCCTACCCCATTACAATACACCACACATGGTGGGCAGAGACAGACTTGTTTTCAGTTTGGAAGCACTTCCTACACTTCACAAGCAGAAAGGTGACCCAGGAGCAAGCCTCTAGCTCTAAACAAACCAGCTGGTGCACTAGAAACAGGCAAGTGGCATGTTGATGGATCTTTTAATGAGTGTGGGCATGTTGAGCCTGCCACCATTCCAGCCGTGTTTGATGCACACAGGACCCATTCATCTCCTGCAGCATTGGTCCAACAACTGGTGTTCTGCTCGTCCCAGGTATAATCTTAAAAAGTCACATTGATAGCAGGAAACTAAAAACACTTAAAGGAACCTCACAGAAGGAAGGGGGCTCTCCAGATACCAACCTTGGTCCCAGCACTTATTGTTCGTCTTCCAGCACTATGTGGGCGTGTCCTGTACCACTGTTTGTAAATCACACTTCTGTGACAGCGATGTCCATGACAAGCAATAACTGGATGAATAAATTTGTAAGCCAAATTTGACTGGCCAGACATCAAGGGAATCAGTTTCAACAGGCTCAAGGCTTTGCTCCTGAACATAATTATTCAGTTATCAGATGTCTTGTCCAGTGTGCTAAATGCAACACCTGTCAAGGATATGACAATTTTGGTTTTGGTATCATCTGCAGTATCACTAAGTTCCTTATTTTTTACTAAGTGGTCTCTTCTCCTTTTGTACTTACATAAGGCTATATGCTTCCATGTAGGCAGACAGTCATAATCATGTGTAAATCATTGATATAAGGTACGTGTACTAAGTTCTggtcctggcactgcagagaaaaCTTAAACAAACCTTCGTAATTCTTCCTAGCTCAGTTTTCACTTAAAGTTAACAGGATCGTTATACAGGATCAATTCCTCCCACAAACTCCTCTAATGAACAAGACTAATTACCTGAACAACAACCAGATCACTAACCAGGGCTGGTGTCTTTCTGAGGACGTGCCCTTCAGAGCTCGATCCCGCGGCggctggaagctgcagggagctccCGGCTGCTGCCCGGGGCTGGGCACACCCGCTCCGGCCCAgccccgctccggccccgctccgctccggcccggccccgctccgctccggcccagccccgctccggccccgctccgctccggcccggccccgctccgctccggcccagccccgctccggccccgctccgctccggcccggccccgctccggcccggccccgctccggcccggccccgctccggcccggccccgctccggcccggccccgctccggcccAGCCCCGCTCGCTtaaccctgccctgcccggccaCCGCCGGCTCCAGGGACACTCCGGCACGGCCATCACCGCCCTCGCTGCCTCTGCTCTTGCCTGCAGTCAGACCGGGCTCCCTCTCCTTCCCcgctccccctcctcctcctcccgccgcCAGATGTCCTAAATAGGCCAGAAAGCAAAACGAGGACCTGCATAGGTTTTGGAGAGCTCAGCAATTGTGGGGCAAAGTTATTTGCCACAAATTGGTATTGTTCCCCACAGCCCAAGCTGCAGCTTGCGTGGAATTTCTATAGTGGAAACTATAGGAtgcttttctccctgcctgCGGCAAGCTAACTTTTTAAATGAGTGCCTACTGTGGAATTAAGGAAACAGATTGGTCTAGGATGGCCTATGCCAATGGCTCCATTCTGGAGCCCAGTGCTGGAAGGTGCTGGTTTCGCTGCTGACCACTTCCACTGGAACGTTTTCCCAGAGATTTTGATCCCCAGAGCGATGGGAGAGCTCCGGGAACCCCAGCGCGACTCTGGGAGCGGCCGGGCAGCGCAGTTGCCACGGCAGGGGCGGCGCTGGGGCATGAAAATTGTCATTGCTGCTGGTGAATACACTGAAAAAACCTTCCACAACCAGGAGATCCAAtggcacagaatcacagaatggttgggctggaagggaccttaaacatcaCCTGgacccagcccctctgccatgggcagggacacctttcgCTATCGGAGGTTGCTCAgaaccctgtccaacctggccttgaactcttccaggaaTGCGGCATGCACAGCTTCTCAGAGCGTATCTCCTCGATCAAATCCCATGGAGCTCCGGGTACTGTACTAACATGGAGAGGTCAGCAGCAGAGAGTCCGGGGCTCTGATCACCTCTGGTTCGCCCTCCCCGTGCTAGCCGGCATCGCCGATCCCCACGGCGCGGCTCCACACCCCACCTGCGAGGCGGGAGGCGGCTGTCCCCGGCCAGCGGCACCACTCGCTGCCCTCCCGCGGGGGTTTCCCGGGCGGCGGGATCTCCTCCCGTCGGGAATCGCGGCTGTCCCGCCCCGCCCCGTGCCGTGCCGGAAGTGCGCCGCTCCCCGCGCGCGCTCCCGTGCCCGCCCTTCCGCTTCCCGCCCGTGCCGGCGCTGCCGCCGCTCCGTGTCTCTGAGGGAAGGACGCCCGCGGGGTGCGCTGGGGACGGGCCGCGGCGGGAGGGGCGGGCCGCGGCGGCTCTCGGTGCCCGGGGAGGGGGCGGGCGGGGTGAGGGGAGGCAGGGCGGGCTGTCAGCTCCAGCGGCATCCCTGTCGTCCCGCAGGCTCAGCAGCCGGCCGCCAGGATGTCGTACATGCTGCCGCACTTGCACAATGGGTGGCAGGTGGACCAGGCCATCCTGTCGGAGGAGGACCGGGTCGTGGTCATCCGCTTCGGGCACGACTGGGACCCCACGTGCATGAAGATGGATGAGGTCCTGTACAGCATCGCCGAGAAGGTAAACAGGAACTTTCTGCTCGTTCTGAGCTCAGTGTTCCCCATGGCTTGCTtgcagcctggggctgcttATAACTGGGGTTCTGCACAGCTGTCCCAGGTTTAGGAGGCTTTAGGGAAAGCTGTGTGGTTTCACTTCACGAGTGTCTCCTAAAGACTGCCCTGATGTTTGCGGTATTCTGCGGGCTGAGAAGAGCATCGGAGATGTTCGGAAATCGAGGTTGCTGCCTGTTAATAGCCCGTCACTGAGTGCGCATCGGCATTCAGGCAGAAACAATGCTCGGTGGTGGGGCTGCTGCGGCTCCGGGTAGCGCAGCACTCTCACTTTACGATGGAAGTGTGTGGTACCTTCAGGTTTCCATCTGAATAACTTGAAAAGTTACCTTCGTTTCGGCTCTTAAAAATGGTGAGGTGCGAAACATGTGCGGGATGGTGTTGATTAATCTGTTATTTATATAATCCTGATTAATTTATTAGCGATATTAATCTGTCATTAATGTGTGGAGACCAATAGCATTCCACTGAGTTGCATGgactgaattaaattttaagagCCAAACTCCGCAGCTGTTTTCAGATGGAAACTGAATGATTACCAACAGCTGGTCACTTGCTTAAGAAAGATGCATAGATAGGAAAAATTAGACTGTTAGATTACACAATCAGCTATAATTTACCTTTTCACATATTTGCTAAAGGTTTTGCGAAGCGATAGATGTAGAATATTGACAGCTCTTTATCTGAACCACatgaagaaagaagcaaaaaactCTGAATTAGAAATGATAACTTGGATAGGAAAAAGTGCCAAGTATCAcagaaatcatagaatggtttgggtggaggggaccttaaagatcacctcatTCCAAATCTCGTCCTGTGTCTtacactagaccaggttacccagggccccatccaacctggtcttgaacactgccaggaatggggcatccacagcttcacTGCCTTCATACAAAATTCTGTGCATGCTGCATAGTTTGACATGGAGTTGTTTTTGTggtttactttgttttctgaagtttttttaaaataacttgtgTCTTGAAAATCCCCATGATTAAATATCTGTACCTGCAGCCAGGGGTTGAGATGTATTAGAATGCAGTAAAGAGTTGTGACATGTTTTAATTCAGTTGTTTTGTGCTCAGCCTGCTGGGAGTGTTATGCTCAGACACTGTTAGTGCGGACTTGTGGCAGGATGCTTGGCAATTTGGCAGACCTGCCGGCAGCTAGGGGTGACTGGgggaagaaagaacaaagtaacttcttatttaaaaatctcCCTCTGCAGAAATGGCAAATTAAAGGGGGAGATCCTACCTCATCCTCTTGTTTACAAGCCATGTTTGGATCTCTGCTGTTTTAAAGAGTGAGTAAAAGTTCCAATTGTCCAGGTGTTTGTTCTAGACAATAATACAGAACGTTAATGTACTATAATTGCAGGCTACGTTTGAAGACAATGTGGCcatattttacatttgttaCCCTGGTGCAATATTATTTTAGACTGCAGCATGTTTTAGAGTAACAGTAATGTTTATCAGTACTTTATGATAGGagaatagggttttttttcagtttgaatccttttgtggaaaaataaactaGAATGCTATATGAAAGTACAAAGTAgattattttcactgaaatgtacTTCACTTACAGTtgactgggttttttcccctaatgttacatgaaaaagaagcaaagtttCACtgaatgtcaaaaaaaaaatcgtAATTCTAAGatgttagtttgttttttttttttttttgctttatcagGATTTCCAACATTGATTGAAACAAGAATTGAGTTTCATAAATTTTGTCTTAAGGaccttttctaaaaataaacttttttcttttctttaacaaaaacTCATAAAAGCCTATCCCCTGAAATACGGGGATTGGTTCGCTAAATTAATATACCTtgtttaagaaattatttatctaTGACTGAATAGTGTAAATCAGGTAATTGTTGTATTGGATCACTGTGTGCTTAGTGAAGATTTTTCAAATGTGCATTTACGTAACCACAATCAGAAGTGTGAATAGCTGTGGCTTTTCCTCAAACATCAGTTGTGCCTCTGCATTTCTGCTAAGGGTACATGAAaagtgggagaggaaaagaagatgGGGCAGAGAAAAAGATTTAGCTATTAGAAAAAACATATAGGTATTACAGCTACTGGTGTTtgtaattaaaagcaaagttaATCCATTTACTGATGTCTGTAGTTTTCAAAATCATTAGCTGTAAGCGCTCCTCTTGGCAGTATAAcgtctttctcttttcctctagAAATTTTTCACCTAAACTGACAGCATAAttagcaagaagaaaaaatcaaataaatattgcCAGTGCAGACTTTCAGGTTTGTACTTGCTCTGTTCAGAAATGCAAGTCTGCCAGCCACCTTCAATTTGAGTAATTTGTTGCAAAATCTAGTCTcagttcttgtatttttttcctgtgagtttCTTGTCCATAAAGTAGAATTCTGTTCTTCTAAACACTGTCTAGAAACTGGTTAGAAAGATGAGAATACGGAATCTTGGATCTTGTTTCAGATTTCCTTAGATATTTGGGCTGTAAGGGTTGCTTTTCAGAGGCAGCTGAAATCttaacaactgaaaaaaagggGTATTACCTCTGACAGAAATTTCAAGAAACTTCATGACTGTAGTCATTCATCCTACTCATTAATCATATTTCTGTGTCAATCTCATGTTGTAGGaattaatttacttattttttagaAGGGTAATGTTAATAAAGAAAGTCAGGCAGGATAACTTCAGAGGACAAATGAGTCCCGTGGCATATGATTTTTTCCTACATCTGTGTTTCCTGTTTACTAACAAAATGTGTGAACTTCATGGAGACAGGATACAGAATCTTTACCTGATGTTAAAAGTCCTATAGATTCTTCTGCTTTATAGTCTTGAGCCAtgcagtttaaatatttcatggcAATCCTCAGGTAGATACAGTTCTGTGAAGTATTAAGACAGCCGGTACCTGTGGCCAGGCAGTAATGTACTTCTGCAGGCATGTTCAGCAGTGTAAATTGGTTAGACTGATTTTTGAAGCTGCCATCAttggggaaaagggggaaaacaacCACCAAAATTGAAGCCCAGCCTTTGAAAGCAAGTCATAAAATTCTGAATTCATGCTGCTGTTTGACTTAGGTTTTCTACTCTATCCTGTTCCCATGAACAGCAGCTCCAATGGCCTGGTAAGGCAGAGAAAGTTTTGAGTTGAGAGATAAGGGAAGTCAGGAGTGTCAGAAATAGTTAATATCTGtctctgaaaatgcttttatctTCAGTTGTTGCACAAGTTAGGTGCTGCCCAGAAGGAGGTCTCTTACTagagttttgattttgtttttcttcagaaagcagTTGACTTACTACAACACATTTACTGTATTTAGTGTACGTTATGAGGATAAGCACTTTCAGAATAAACTTGTTATTATGTGTTCAACTTCTAAAGTACAaggtttttttcatcatttctacAGTAAATTTTCGTTTATATGAACAAACTTAGTGTAGTCTCCTTTGTAACTACTGCAACTGCTTGTATTTAGTGGGGTTTGCTTGTTTAGAGTTGCATTTTATTCTAGTTCTGAGGTGTCCATACTGTATCCTCAGTTACAACCTACaagtcagaaagaaaacttgttAGCAACCACTGCCTTGACACGGTAGCAAAGCTGATTTTGTACAGGAGCGTGGGTTTTCAGCTGACAGCTCTGAGCGGTGGATTCACgtcccagcagggagaggtCAACCTTTGGCTTGTCTCCACAAACCATGCACATCCACAGCAGTCTGAATCCATAAATACTTCCATTGCTTTTGCTTAAATCAAAACCTGAGATAAAGCTTTGTGAATTAGAGCTGGCTGTGTGTGAAGCCGGCTCAGATGATGCTCTGTACTGCTGCTGTCTTGGCTCCAATATTGCGTCTgagacaggagctgctccttcagGCTCTAAAACTGGTCGATACTGTGCAAAAAGAGAGTCTCTGCAAGGCTTGTCTCATGTTGAAATAAAATGCCTCTTGGTGACAAGCTTGCCCAGCCTGGCACATTAAATTTCCCAGCCCCATAGCATTAAATAGGCCACTGCAGTTCTTCTGCATCACCCTCTCCATGTGTTTGTCTAGTCCCTCCTCAGGCCTGAATCCCAATCTCGTGTTGCTATCCTTGGCAGCCAGTGTCCAAACTCAACAAAGCACACCCTCATTCAATGTGCTTGTGAGCTAACTCATTTTGGAGTGGCAATCTTGCCAAATTTGAAATTAGAAAACCAAGGGGTAAAGAATAGAGCCACTTTGAAAGTTTTGATTTCAAATTTGAGTCCAGCTTTACGGTCTCCTTTAGACTTAATATGAACTTTTAAGCAGGCGACTGTCATCAGTTTCACTTCTATAAAAGTAGGTCAGAGAGAAAGAAGATTTAATTAATGTCTTGCATGCTTGGATTCTGGTGATGACTTGCACATGGGCTGTGCAAAGATGATTTGAGTGATCCAGTGCTTTTTAGTAAGATTTATATAACAAATTAAGACTTGTATAGTCTGTTTCTCATGTATGAAGTCCTAGGCTGTTGATGATCACTGCTAGTGACAAGCATTTCTGGTTCTGCAACAGCTCAACTAAATTAAATGCATATAATGTCAAACTaactttaaaaggttttttgtTCCAGTACTACCTGGAGTACAGAGTTCTTGGAAGTAAAATTTTGGCTTAGGAGTGCTTTTGGAGTGGTATTCTGGTGCAACATGTAAATCTTGGACTAATCTTTCACCAGCCAAGACAGGTCCTAAGagtgttttattaattttagttttacCTTAGAATAATTATCCAACCTCCAGATGAAGTAATTGTTTAAAGATGTTGTGCTCTGTCAAAATTGCTGAACGTGTTGTAGAAATTTCCCCACATGGTGAAGGTGTGCTGCTGATGCTAAAAATGCCAGCAGGGTGGAAGAAGTAATAATaggataaaatgaaaatggCTCCTcgggtgttttgttttctaaaaaaaggaCCAAAACCCCCACAATTATCTTTTGCCTGCCAGGGCTCACCAGGGAGTAGCTTCAGTCACTTCTGGGCTTAATTGTGTTGACTCTGAACATCCCATTAATGTTCTTAGAAGTCTTTAATGTAAAATTGAAATAGGTGTGAAGGATCCCTTCAGAGGCTTTGATATTATGACTGTTTTAGTTTACAAGGCTTTACCTCTTGCCTGATTTAGAACATGGCTTAAATGGGACATTTTCATTAGAATATTGACTGAATCTAGGACTATAACTGGCTCCATAAAAGcacagtaaaatttttaaatgctgtttcactccagaagagattttattttctttgctagtAATACTTACTTACATTCTTGAagtgtgattattttttataattttgaaactGTCTTGAAGCAGAAGtccataaaaaattatttactctgtgcttctgagggtttttttgggtaaATAAACATCTTCATACTTTCTCAGTAAAGTCCTTGCTAGGATGTTTATGTACAGGCTACACAATGTATCATATTTTTCTCATACAAACTAATCCTGCTCTgtgaactaaaataaaatattgttccATTAGGCAGATACTATACTCATCATAGCATTTCCAGACTTATGATAGCAAAATTAACATGTAGGAAGTAGTGTCATGAGTAGTGAGTTTGTCATAGGTTTTAGACCATCTGTGTTTACCTCAGGCTGGTAATTCTGGGCAGTCAAATGGAGGGACCAAAATTGTGTTAGCAGGTAACTGAGGATGGGGAGGCACAATTGTGTACTCCTGGTGTACTGCATGAGCATTTGATAATATACCTTACAGTTGAATTCTTGTGCAATTTGGATGACTTCTGACTTAAAATGTGTGAGTGTGTTAATTTCTACTGTGTACTTAGGAGCTGTGTTTAGAAACCAAAACTTCCCCTGATTCCACTTAATGACAAGTATTCTACATCtaggaaacaaaaatgtgaCCTGGTTTTCTTGCAGGAATGAAGACATTGACTGTGACACTAGAGGGGAAGGATTCTTTTGCATCTGAGTAACTGCAAAATGAAAGCCAGTTTTACCAGAATTGTCCAGACAATAGCTTCTCATCAAgatctttatttctttagcaATTACACTTTTAAGTTTTAGCTTTGCACCTCTCAGAGAAAGCTaccagtttttaaattaaattataagtttccttttcatttaatgaGTCTTGTTAGATAAATTGGACGTTatagaggggaaaaatgctTGGAGGCAGGCACCAGGGCATTGTAGatcattaattttctgaagtcCATAAGCAGCTGATGACAGAGGCAAAATGTGTTGGCTTGGCTTGCACAAAGCAGTTATTCTACTTGTTTAGAGCTGTGCATGTTACTGTGAGTTCTCAGTTCTATATAAAGGGCATTTGTTCCTTTGGATGTTGATTTAGTATAGTATCTTTCCAGTTGACACTGGTTGTGAAATAAGCTTCTTGGctatattgaaaaatattttctatgttAACTGGTTATTGTGGTTAACAATAAAAGCAAGGCtgtttattctgattttatgacttaataatttggaaaataaatgttacaaTAATGAAAGCTTATATCTTTTAGTTGGTAATACATACTGCTTttgtatttcctgttttcttctgtttaggTTAAAAACTTTGCTGTTATTTATCTTGTGGACATCACAGAAGTACCAGACTTCAACAAGATGTACGAGTTGTATGATCCTTGTACCgtcatgtttttcttcaggtaAGTGATGGTTCTGGAATGTAAACTTCCATTTAAACTTTCTGTTTGTCAAATACAGTGTCTCAGCAGATAGTTTCCAAATGCATAGCAGCACATTGATGCCTGTGTTTTCATTGCTCTACAGAAGAGTAAACTGATTATGTAGGAAAGTGGCTTATTTTCCAATTAGCCTGGTAAGAGTGTTTGATAATAGAGTGCAAATTAGTGATAGTGAAAACTATGGTTTTCACTaaccaaaaatgttttattatccATTGTTCATAGTTTTAAATCTCAAACTTCCTGTAGAGAATGCTGTAGTAATACAGTAGTCAAGCTTGCTGGACTTGCTTTCAAGACAAATCAAAAACAATAAGGTTTTTTTGGAGTTAAGGTTTATATATTGATGAGGTTAAATGTTCTACTGACAAGCATGGAAATCTCTCTGGATATAGACAGTGGTgtcaaagaaatacaaacaataAGGAATATGCTGAAGAATAATTGCACTGAGTAGCCATTTTGGAGGAAAGTTTGGAGTCCTTATTCTTGCTTTAAGAATTGGCAATAAAATGTCAGCTTGAGTGAGAGGAGGGGATAGTCTTCCTTTAATGCTTGTTTTGCAAGCCTGGTTATGTTAAAAGGCCTTCGTCTGATCCTACAAAGCACTAGGCGGGGGTGTTATAagatttctttcagaattataataCCATATTAACTTGtgtttttgttcttcctctttAAAGGAACAAACACATCATGATTGATTTAGGTACAGGTAATAACAACAAGATCAACTGGGCAATGGAAGATAAGCAGGAGATGATTGACATTATAGAAACTGTTTATAGAGGAGCCCGCAAAGGTCGAGGTTTGGTGGTATCGCCGAAAGATTATTCCACTAAATACAGATATTGATGTTTCTTTGGGCTGCCTTTTTTCATAATCCTATGTCcacttaaatttatttctgtgtatgtgtgtacatatatgtatattaaaagaaaaaaaaaacctacaagtCCTTGAATTTTGagcataatttaaattatttaaaatattttaattctgtttgaGAAGTAAAAGCCTCAAACCCTGAAACTTGGCTCAGTAATATTGTAGctgaattttggggttttcttttttaaagactttctCCTTTGTTGTCCTCTTGGTATTACATAATTTTGTACACAAAAAGCctgtttgcagaaaaatatttcaactgGTTTTGTTTGCCTTTATTACACAAATATCTGAGAAAACTATATTAtagttgttttttaaaaaaaagaataaagctgAGTTCCACTTATTTACCTCAACTTTTTTCAGTTACAAGACAAAGAATTTACTTCTACTACCACGTGTGTTGTAGAGGATTTAGAAAGTGTGAAGGAAGTAAAACAAAAGGGTCTTATTTTCTGCTCAAGTTA
The sequence above is drawn from the Parus major isolate Abel chromosome 2, Parus_major1.1, whole genome shotgun sequence genome and encodes:
- the TXNL4A gene encoding thioredoxin-like protein 4A isoform X1, translated to MSYMLPHLHNGWQVDQAILSEEDRVVVIRFGHDWDPTCMKMDEVLYSIAEKVKNFAVIYLVDITEVPDFNKMYELYDPCTVMFFFRNKHIMIDLGTGNNNKINWAMEDKQEMIDIIETVYRGARKGRGLVVSPKDYSTKYRY
- the TXNL4A gene encoding thioredoxin-like protein 4A isoform X2; this encodes MYELYDPCTVMFFFRNKHIMIDLGTGNNNKINWAMEDKQEMIDIIETVYRGARKGRGLVVSPKDYSTKYRY